Proteins from a genomic interval of Equus quagga isolate Etosha38 chromosome 13, UCLA_HA_Equagga_1.0, whole genome shotgun sequence:
- the ZNF319 gene encoding zinc finger protein 319 isoform X2, giving the protein MSESWQQPPQTQPQQPQPPQPQHHAEPPPALAEHTLPPGTAENPLGCAVYGILLQPDPGLQPPQHAPLQAAGEPGPKCGVCGHDLAHLSSPHEHQCLAGHDRSFQCTQCLKIFHQATDLLEHQCVQAEQKPFVCGVCKMGFSLLTSLAQHHSAHSGTGGLVKCSICEKTYKPAEAAEPAATAAPSLPQAAPPPAVAPAEQADKPYSCPICQKPFKHLSELSRHERIHTGEKPYKCTLCDKSFSQSSHLVHHKRTHSSERPYKCAVCEKTFKHRSHLVRHMYAHSGEHHLFRCNVCELHFKESSELLQHPCTPSGERPFRCGECQKAFKRPSDLRQHERTHSAERPFKCDLCPMGFKQQYALMRHRRTHKTEEPFKCGLCEKGFGQPSHLLYHQHVHTLETLFKCPVCQKGFDQSAELLRHKCLPGAAERPFKCPVCNKAYKRASALQKHQLAHCSAAEKPLRCTLCERRFFSSSEFVQHRCDPAREKPLKCPDCEKRFKYASDLQRHRRVHTGEKPYKCPNCDKAFKQREHLNKHQGVHAREQQFKCVWCGERFLDVALLQEHSAQHSAAAAAAEGAYQDSLS; this is encoded by the exons ATGTCGGAAAGCTGGCAGCAGCCGCCACAGACGCAGCCGCAGCAGCCTCAGCCACCACAGCCTCAGCACCACGCAGAGCCACCACCGGCCCTGGCCGAGCACACACTGCCCCCGGGCACAGCTGAGAACCCGCTGGGCTGTGCGGTCTATGGCATCCTCCTGCAGCCCGACCCGGGCCTGCAGCCCCCCCAGCACGCGCCCCTGCAGGCAGCAGGCGAGCCAGGCCCgaagtgtggtgtgtgtggtcaTGACCTGGCACACCTGTCCAGCCCACATGAGCACCAGTGCCTGGCAGGCCACGACCGCTCATTCCAGTGCACGCAGTGTCTCAAGATCTTCCACCAGGCCACTGACCTGCTGGAGCACCAGTGCGTGCAGGCCGAACAGAAGCCTTTTGTCTGTGGGGTCTGCAAGATGGGCTTCTCGCTGCTCACCTCGCTGGCGCAGCACCACAGCGCGCACAGTGGCACCGGTGGCCTCGTGAAATGTTCCATCTGTGAGAAGACCTACAAGCCCGCCGAGGCGGCTGAGCCAGCGGCCACTGCTGCCCCCTCGCTGCCCCAAGCTGCCCCTCCACCTGCGGTCGCTCCTGCTGAACAGGCCGACAAACCCTACAGCTGCCCCATCTGCCAGAAGCCCTTCAAGCACCTGTCGGAGCTCTCGCGGCACGAGCGGATCCACACCGGGGAGAAGCCATACAAGTGCACACTGTGTGACAAGAGCTTCAGCCAGTCCTCGCACCTGGTACACCACAAGCGCACGCACAGCTCGGAGCGGCCCTACAAGTGCGCGGTCTGCGAGAAGACCTTCAAGCACCGCTCCCACCTGGTGCGCCACATGTACGCGCACTCGGGCGAGCACCACCTGTTCCGCTGCAACGTGTGCGAGTTGCACTTCAAGGAGTCGTCAGAGCTGCTGCAGCACCCGTGCACGCCCAGCGGGGAGCGGCCCTTCCGCTGTGGGGAGTGCCAGAAGGCCTTCAAGCGGCCGTCGGACCTGCGGCAGCACGAGCGCACGCACAGCGCCGAGCGGCCCTTCAAGTGCGACCTGTGCCCCATGGGCTTCAAGCAGCAGTACGCGCTCATGCGGCACCGGCGCACGCACAAGACCGAGGAGCCCTTCAAGTGCGGCCTGTGCGAGAAGGGCTTCGGGCAGCCCAGCCACCTGCTCTACCACCAGCACGTGCACACCCTCGAGACCCTCTTCAAGTGCCCCGTGTGCCAGAAGGGCTTCGACCAGTCGGCCGAGCTGCTGCGGCACAAGTGCCTGCCGGGCGCGGCCGAGCGGCCCTTCAAGTGCCCGGTGTGCAACAAGGCCTACAAGCGGGCGTCGGCGCTGCAGAAGCACCAGCTGGCGCACTGCTCCGCGGCCGAGAAGCCGCTGCGCTGCACGCTGTGCGAGCGCCGCTTCTTCTCATCCTCGGAGTTTGTGCAGCACCGCTGCGACCCAGCCCGCGAGAAGCCCCTCAAGTGCCCGGACTGCGAGAAGCGCTTTAAGTACGCGTCAGACCTGCAGCGGCACCGGCGGGTGCACACGGGCGAGAAGCCCTACAAGTGCCCCAACTGTGACAAGGCCTTCAAGCAGCGGGAGCATCTCAACAAGCACCAGGGGGTGCACGCCCGGGAGCAGCAGTTCAAGTGTGTGTGGTGCGGTGAGCGCTTCCTGGACGTGGCCCTGCTGCAGGAGCACAGCGCGCAGCATAGCGCGGCGGCTGCAGCTGCCGAGGGCGCCTACCAG GATTCGCTTTCTTGA
- the ZNF319 gene encoding zinc finger protein 319 isoform X1, producing the protein MSESWQQPPQTQPQQPQPPQPQHHAEPPPALAEHTLPPGTAENPLGCAVYGILLQPDPGLQPPQHAPLQAAGEPGPKCGVCGHDLAHLSSPHEHQCLAGHDRSFQCTQCLKIFHQATDLLEHQCVQAEQKPFVCGVCKMGFSLLTSLAQHHSAHSGTGGLVKCSICEKTYKPAEAAEPAATAAPSLPQAAPPPAVAPAEQADKPYSCPICQKPFKHLSELSRHERIHTGEKPYKCTLCDKSFSQSSHLVHHKRTHSSERPYKCAVCEKTFKHRSHLVRHMYAHSGEHHLFRCNVCELHFKESSELLQHPCTPSGERPFRCGECQKAFKRPSDLRQHERTHSAERPFKCDLCPMGFKQQYALMRHRRTHKTEEPFKCGLCEKGFGQPSHLLYHQHVHTLETLFKCPVCQKGFDQSAELLRHKCLPGAAERPFKCPVCNKAYKRASALQKHQLAHCSAAEKPLRCTLCERRFFSSSEFVQHRCDPAREKPLKCPDCEKRFKYASDLQRHRRVHTGEKPYKCPNCDKAFKQREHLNKHQGVHAREQQFKCVWCGERFLDVALLQEHSAQHSAAAAAAEGAYQVAACLP; encoded by the coding sequence ATGTCGGAAAGCTGGCAGCAGCCGCCACAGACGCAGCCGCAGCAGCCTCAGCCACCACAGCCTCAGCACCACGCAGAGCCACCACCGGCCCTGGCCGAGCACACACTGCCCCCGGGCACAGCTGAGAACCCGCTGGGCTGTGCGGTCTATGGCATCCTCCTGCAGCCCGACCCGGGCCTGCAGCCCCCCCAGCACGCGCCCCTGCAGGCAGCAGGCGAGCCAGGCCCgaagtgtggtgtgtgtggtcaTGACCTGGCACACCTGTCCAGCCCACATGAGCACCAGTGCCTGGCAGGCCACGACCGCTCATTCCAGTGCACGCAGTGTCTCAAGATCTTCCACCAGGCCACTGACCTGCTGGAGCACCAGTGCGTGCAGGCCGAACAGAAGCCTTTTGTCTGTGGGGTCTGCAAGATGGGCTTCTCGCTGCTCACCTCGCTGGCGCAGCACCACAGCGCGCACAGTGGCACCGGTGGCCTCGTGAAATGTTCCATCTGTGAGAAGACCTACAAGCCCGCCGAGGCGGCTGAGCCAGCGGCCACTGCTGCCCCCTCGCTGCCCCAAGCTGCCCCTCCACCTGCGGTCGCTCCTGCTGAACAGGCCGACAAACCCTACAGCTGCCCCATCTGCCAGAAGCCCTTCAAGCACCTGTCGGAGCTCTCGCGGCACGAGCGGATCCACACCGGGGAGAAGCCATACAAGTGCACACTGTGTGACAAGAGCTTCAGCCAGTCCTCGCACCTGGTACACCACAAGCGCACGCACAGCTCGGAGCGGCCCTACAAGTGCGCGGTCTGCGAGAAGACCTTCAAGCACCGCTCCCACCTGGTGCGCCACATGTACGCGCACTCGGGCGAGCACCACCTGTTCCGCTGCAACGTGTGCGAGTTGCACTTCAAGGAGTCGTCAGAGCTGCTGCAGCACCCGTGCACGCCCAGCGGGGAGCGGCCCTTCCGCTGTGGGGAGTGCCAGAAGGCCTTCAAGCGGCCGTCGGACCTGCGGCAGCACGAGCGCACGCACAGCGCCGAGCGGCCCTTCAAGTGCGACCTGTGCCCCATGGGCTTCAAGCAGCAGTACGCGCTCATGCGGCACCGGCGCACGCACAAGACCGAGGAGCCCTTCAAGTGCGGCCTGTGCGAGAAGGGCTTCGGGCAGCCCAGCCACCTGCTCTACCACCAGCACGTGCACACCCTCGAGACCCTCTTCAAGTGCCCCGTGTGCCAGAAGGGCTTCGACCAGTCGGCCGAGCTGCTGCGGCACAAGTGCCTGCCGGGCGCGGCCGAGCGGCCCTTCAAGTGCCCGGTGTGCAACAAGGCCTACAAGCGGGCGTCGGCGCTGCAGAAGCACCAGCTGGCGCACTGCTCCGCGGCCGAGAAGCCGCTGCGCTGCACGCTGTGCGAGCGCCGCTTCTTCTCATCCTCGGAGTTTGTGCAGCACCGCTGCGACCCAGCCCGCGAGAAGCCCCTCAAGTGCCCGGACTGCGAGAAGCGCTTTAAGTACGCGTCAGACCTGCAGCGGCACCGGCGGGTGCACACGGGCGAGAAGCCCTACAAGTGCCCCAACTGTGACAAGGCCTTCAAGCAGCGGGAGCATCTCAACAAGCACCAGGGGGTGCACGCCCGGGAGCAGCAGTTCAAGTGTGTGTGGTGCGGTGAGCGCTTCCTGGACGTGGCCCTGCTGCAGGAGCACAGCGCGCAGCATAGCGCGGCGGCTGCAGCTGCCGAGGGCGCCTACCAGGTAGCCGCCTGCCTGCCCTGA
- the TEPP gene encoding testis, prostate and placenta-expressed protein, whose translation MARIIDLVPWEDGSTHVYASPAILLPIERRRNQLAGVKQQLYHPALPSLRRMDMDSVTACLPDEHCQSTTYCGKDDFDNASFTLLGVPNKPLQSLDITATGRRLRDRCREGKLVPIVPGINRVDWPCFTRAIEDWSHFVSSAGEFKLPCSSKRVESFSGYAVRYLKPEVTQNWRYCLNQNPSLDRYGQKPLPFDSLNAFRRFGSHYSRVNYLTPWR comes from the exons ATGGCCCGCATCATTGACCTGGTGCCCTGGGAGGACGGCTCCACCCACGTGTACGCGTCCCCAGCCATCCTGCTCCCGATCGAGAGGCGGCGAAACCAGCTGGCCGGCGTGAAGCAGCAACTCTACCACCCGGCCCTGCCCAGCCTGCGCCGCATGGACATGGACTCCGTCACCGCCTGCCTCCCCGACGAGCACTGCCAGTCCACCACCTACTGTGGCAAAG atgACTTTGACAATGCCTCCTTCACGCTCCTCGGAGTCCCCAACAAACCCCTGCAGAGCCTA GACATCACGGCGACCGGTCGGCGGCTCCGCGACAGGTGCCGCGAGGGAAAGCTGGTGCCCATCGTGCCTGGCATCAACCGGGTCGACTGGCCCTGCTTCACGCGCGCCATCGAGGACTGGTCCCACTTCGTATCCTCGGCCGGCGAGTTCAAGCTGCCCTGCTCGAGCAAGAGGG TCGAGAGTTTCAGTGGCTACGCGGTGCGGTACTTGAAGCCGGAGGTGACCCAGAACTGGCGG TACTGCCTCAACCAGAACCCCAGCCTGGACCGCTACGGACAGAAGCCCCTGCCTTTCGACTCCCT GAACGCTTTCCGACGCTTCGGCTCACACTACAG TCGTGTCAACTACCTGACCCCCTGGCGTTAA